The sequence CGATCGCCTGGCCGCTCAGCTTTTCTTCCGCCGCGCGCTGGGCTTCCGGCGACAGCGAGAATGTGACGTTGCCCACTTGCATGTTCGCGCTCATTTGACCGGCGAGCTTCGAGGCCGCGGCGAAATCGCGCGATTCGAGCACGACCTCGGTGCGGCCGCGCCATGCGGAGATGCGGCCGTCACGGTCAGTCGACGGATAGATCGAGAACGAGCCGGTGCGCGCCGTCACGCCGGACACGCCTTTCGCTTGCTTCAGCGCCGCGTCGGCGCGCTGGTTCAGCGCGTCGGTGAGCGAGGCCGGATCTTTCGCTTCCTGCTCGTAGAAGAGCGTGATGTTGACGACGTCTTGGGCTACCTCGCTGCTGGCCTGCGCGGAGAGCGACAGCACGCCGGACGGCTGGTTTTGCATGACGATCGTATCGGCTCGCGCGGCAGGCGCAAGCGAGAGCGCGACAGGCAACGCAAAAGCGGCAGCGGCGAGCGCCACCGCGGTTTTCCTTTTCATGGTCTGACTCCTTCGATATGGCACAACGCTTGCGAGCCCGTTAGTCGGGCGCATCGCTGCCTTAGTTCCCTAATTGGAATGCGCGCTCGGCGCAGCCATCACGCGTTAGACGAGCCGCTTCGTGATGAAGCGCCATTCGGTGTCCGTCACCGGCGTGATCGACAGACGATTGCCTTTGGCGAGCACGCGCATGTCGGCGAGTTCGGCATGTTCGCGCAGCGCCGCGAGCGAAATCAGCGGCGTTTTCTTGACGAAACGCACGTCGACGAGCATCCAGCGCGGCGTTTCCTGCGTCGACTTCGGATCGAAGTAATCGCTCTTCTTGTCGAATTGCGTCGGGTCGGGGTAGGCGGTGGAGATGACTTCGGCGAGACCGGCGATACCGGGTTCCGGACAGCTCGAGTGATAGAACAGGACGCCGTCGCCGATTTGCATCGTGTCGCGCATGAAGTTGCGCGCCTGATAGTTGCGCACGCCGGTCCACGGCAGCGTTTGATTGGGGGCGTTGGCGAGATCGTCGATGCTTGCTTCGTCCGGTTCGGACTTCATCAGCCAGTAGCGCATGGTATCGCCCTCGTTTTTACGGCCCCAAATGAAAACGGCACCGGAGGGTATCCGATGCCGTTAAATAGGTCCCCGCCATAGCCGCTAGGCCGGCATCCTGAACCTGAGGTTCAGAATTGGTCGCAGTTAGCAGCACTTCGGGTACATCAGACAGAGTGACGCGCACACCCGTGCTACAAATTTCCGCAACCGTGCACATGGCATTGGTTCAAGGAATATATGACCTTGGCGAACCAGGCAGGGAAGCTGCTAAAACTATTTGCAACTCAGCGCTGCTTTAACGACAACTCGCGAAAGGTCTTCGCACAATCATTAAAACGTTTGCCGAATTGCGACTGGCGTTGCCGCCAGTTGATGATCGAAACTCTATTGGAAGCACCGCCCGGTTGGCAAGCGTTTTGATTCATTCGCTTGCGATGGCGCATGCTGTTACTACTGTTGCATTTGCCACGGCCGCTACTGCGGTTGCCGCGCGGTTACTGCATTCCGTGCTGCTCGATGACTGCGTTGAGCTGCTCGTTCATTTGGCGCATTGTACGCCGGATTTCCTCGGCGGGAAACGCTTCGCCGTGGCGAATGCTCTCTTGCAGCTTAAGCAATTCCGATGCGAGCGAGAGCGCGGCCATCACGGCGATGCGGTCCTGGCCGCGCACGGAACTGTGCGTGCGGATCTTCGTCATTTCCGAATCGACGCGCGCCACCGCTTCGAGCAGCGCGGCTTCGGTTTCGGGCGAGCACGCAAGGCGATAGGGCTGGCCAAGAATCGAGACTTCGATCTGCTTGGTCGTCATGCGTTTTCTCCGTGTCGGTTGGATTCGCCGTGTTCTTCATCCTCTTGTTGCGAGGAGGCGAGGAGATCGAGCTGGCTATCCGGTTCGTACTGCCCCTTCGCGCGCGGCAGCTTTTCCAAAATGGCGTTCAAGCGCACCTGGGCGTCATCGATCTTCGCGGACAGCGCGTCGCGTTCCGCTTGCAGCGTGTTGCGTTCTTCGCGCAGCAGTGCAAGCTCCGCACGGGCCACTTCGTTTTCCGCGCGCAATTGCGCGAGTTGTTCTTCAAGCGCGTGACGGGCCTGCAGATGGCGCTCATTGATCGCGACCAGCCGGCCTATATTCTGTGACAATGTTTCGAGTTCGTTGAGCATGTGCTGCGTCCTCTAAAGACCCCGCATTTTAGCGCGGATTAAATGCGTTTCCGATAATTGTCTCGTTTCTAGACGTAACAGCATCGCTTCTTGCCGCCAAAACGCGTGCGAGCATCATCGCGAGCGGGTTTTCGCGGCGCAATCGTCGCACAGAAAACCCCTGCAAAATACGGGTTTGATGATTCTTGACGCTTCCTGGCCCCGCTCCTACACTTCCCGGCCGCGCGCGCCCGACTATCGGCGCGAGAGCGGTCTGTCCGGCCAGTGCGGCGCTTGCCATGCGCCGGCTCGAGGGGAGTGCGGTCCGGGCACGCCACTTCATGTTTCTGAACCCAGTGGACGAAGACAACGATACCGATCTCGTGCGGCAACGAGCCGTGTCACAGCGCATGAGCGACGCGCGATGAGCCGGGCTGCGCTCGTGTCGCCGCATGGCATGACCGCAAAGCGCGCGGCCGCGATCTGGCTCGTGCTGGGCGCGCTCGCGCTCGCGGTGTTCGTCGTCTCGCTCGGGCTCGGCAGCGTCGCCGTTTCGCCGCAGCGAGTGTTGTCGGCGCTGCTGCATCGTCCCGGCAATGAGGGCGACGTCGCGGGCGAAATCGTGCGCACGCTGCGCCTGCCGCGCGCGCTGGCGGGCTTCGCATGCGGTGCGCTGCTCGCCTTGGCGGGCGCGCTCTTGCAAGTGCTGTTGCGCAATCCGCTCGCGGAACCCTACGTGCTCGGCGTCTCGGGCGGCGCGGCCACGTTCGCCGTGATCGCGATGATGGCGGGCTTGGCGTGGTGGTGGGTCGATGCCGCGTCGTTCGCGGGAGCGTTCGTGTCGATCCTGCTCGTGCTCGGTCTTGCGCGCCGCGAATTGTGGCGCGGCGAGCCGCAGGATGCGTCGCCGCGTTTGCTGTTGACGGGCGCCGTGATCGCGGCGGGGTGGTACGCCTGTATCACGCTGCTGCTGTCGCTCGCGCCCGAGAGTCATTTGCGCGGCATCCTCTTCTGGCTCACCGGCGACTTGAACGGCGTCGGCACGGCGTGGCCCGCGTTGGCTGCGCTCGCCGTCGCGCTCGTGGCGATCGTGCCGGTGGCACCCCAGCTCAATGTGCTGTTGCGCGGCGATTCGGCTGCGCTTGCGCTCGGCGTTCCCGTCGTGCGATTGCGTTTGCGCGTCTATCTGGTCGCATCGCTCGCGGCGGCCGCGGCGGTGACCACCGCCGGCACGATCGGCTTTATCGGGCTCGTCGTGCCGCACGCGTTGCGGCTTTCGTGCGGCAACGATCAGCGCATGCTGCTGCCCGCGTCGGCGCTGGCGGGCGGCGTCGCCGTGATGGGCGCCGACCTGGTCGCGCGCACCGTCGTCGCGCCGGCGCAATTGCCGGTGGGCGTCATCACGGTGCTGATCGGCGTACCGGTGTTTCTGTGGATGCTCTTAGCGAGGCCGCGATAACGATGCGCACCGCTCCGACTCCCGCTTCCCGCTTCGACGCCGCCGGCCGCGCACCGCAATTGTCGGCGCAGCGTCTGACGCTGCGCGCAGGTTCGCGCACGCTGCTCGAAGACTTCACGCACACGTTCTATCCCGGCGAGATCTGGTGCATAGCCGGCCCGAACGGCGCGGGCAAGACGACGTTGATCTCCACGCTCGCGGGTTTGATGAAGAGCGCGCACGGGCACGTCGAAATGGATGGCGTGCGCCTCGCGGACTGGCCGGGCGTCGAGCTCGCGCAACGTCGCGCGCTGATGCCGCAAAGCATTCGCGATGCGTTCAGCGCACGCGTGCTCGATATCGTGCTGCTCAATCGCTTTCCGCATCTGACGGGCTGGGGCTGGGAACGCGACGACGATCGCGCGGCGGCGCAGGCCGCGCTCGACGCGCTCGGCCTCGCACCCCTCGCATCGCGCGACGTGCTGTCGCTGTCGGGCGGCGAGCGGCAGCGCGTGGCGCTGGCTGCCGCGCTGTGCCAGGACGCGCCGCTCCTGCTGCTCGACGAACCGCTCGCGCATCTGGACCTGCATCATCAGATCGATTGCTTCGAGACGCTCACGCATTGGACAACGGGGGCGCACGCCGCGTCGCGCACGGTCATTTTGTCGTGTCACGATTTGAATCTGGCACGCCGCTTTGCGACGCATGCGCTGCTGATGGACGGCAACGGAGCGGCGCATGCCGGCCCGGTGCGCGATGTGTTGACGCCCGCGCTCGCGAGCCGTGCGTTCGGCTATCCGCTCGTGCTGATCGAGGACGCGGGGTACGAGGCGCTGGTGCCTGCAGTGCGGGGCGGGCCGGCGAGCGCGCCGAAACTTTTGTAAGGCGCATGCGGTTTTACCGAATTAACAGGCTGTGCCACTCCAGGTAGGGTGGTCACAGTGTGATGGCAGGCCGCATGTGCGCGCTATATGGCCTATAGGGCCTATATGACATTCGCAGCGCAATGTCGGCCAGATGCGAATTTATCCGGACATGAATATGAATGCTTCAACCCCTCTTCCCATTGTCGAGCCGCTCGACCTTGCATTGCGCGCCGAGCTGCAGCACATCATCGACACCAAGACGAAGCCGCCCGGCAGCCTCGGCTTGCTCGAAACGCTGGCGCGACAGATCGGTCTGATCCAGCGCACGACGCGTCCGAGCGTCGAGCGTCCTGTGATGATCGTGTTCGCGGGCGATCACGGCATCGCGCACGAAGGCGTGAGCCCGTATCCGCAGGCCGTCACCGCGCAAATGGTCGCGAACTTTCTCGCGGGCGGGGCGGCGATCAACGTGTTCAGCCGCCTCGCCGGGCTCACGCTCGAAGTCGTCAATGCAGGTGTCGCGACGCCACTGCCCGATGCGCCGAACCTCGTGAACATTCCAATCGCACCCGGTACGCGCAACTTCGCGCACGAGCGCGCGATGACGATCGACGAAGCCCGCGCCGCGCTCGCGGCGGGAGCGGCGCGCGTGCGTCATCACGCTGCGCTCGGCACCAACGTGATCGGCTTCGGCGAGATGGGGATCGCGAACACGTCGTCGGCGGCGTGCGTGATGAGCCGCCTGTGCGGCGCGCCGATCGACGAATGCGTCGGGCGCGGCACCGGGCTCGACAACGCGGGGCTTGCGAAGAAGCGCAACGTGCTGGCTTCGGCGCTGGCCTTCCATCCGGCGAGCAGCGATCCGCTCGAGGTGCTCGCCACGTTCGGCGGTTTCGAGATCGCGATGATGGCGGGCGCGTACCTCGCCGCCGCCGAAGCGAAGATGACGATTCTCGTCGACGGTTTCATCGCGACGGCGGCGCTCGTCGTCGCCGATTCGCTCGAGCCCGCGGTGCGCCAGTACTGCGTGTTCGCGCATGCGTCGAACGAAGCGGGGCATCGCCGCATGCTCGATCATTTCGGCGCGAAGACGCTCCTCGCGCTCGACCTGCGGCTCGGCGAAGGCACGGGCGCGGCGCTCGCGCTGCCGGTCGTGCGCGCGGCCGTCGCGTTCCTCAACGAGATGGCGAGCTTCGAATCGGCGGGCGTCGCGAACCGCGATGCGCGATGACGCGCGATGAAAGTGTCGAGCGGCGAGGAGAGGCGCGGACTGCGGATCTGCCCGCGAATCTGCCCGAGAAACCGCCGGTGAATCTGCTCGCCGAAGTCCGCTATTTCTTCACGGCGCTCGGCTATTTCACGCGGGTTCCGGTGCCGCGCTGGGTCGGCTTCGAGGCGAACTATCTAAGCGCGTCGGCGCGCTACTTTCCGCTCGTCGGCGTGCTGGTGGGCGGCTTGGGCACGGTGACGTATCTCGCCGCGCTGCGGGTGTTTCCGGTTGGGATCGCGGTGCTGCTGTCGATGGCGGCGACGCTCGCCGTCACCGGCGCCTTTCACGAAGACGGTCTCGCTGACTCCTGCGACGCGTTCGGCGGCGGCTATACGCGCGAGGACGTGCTGCGCATCATGCACGACTCGCGCATCGGCGCGTTCGGCGCGATCGCGCTCGTCATGGCGCTCGCGCTGAAGTGGCAAGCGCTCGCCGCGTTGCCGCCGATGCGCGCGGCCTGGCTGATGATCGCCGCGCACGCCGCGAGCCGTGTCGCGGCGATCAGCTATCTCGTGACGCTCGACTACGTGAGGCCGGAAGGCAAGGCGAAACCCGTCGCGCAGCGCATGTCGCCGCTTGCCTTCGCGTGCGCGGCGGCGTTCGGCCTGCCGTGGCTTTTTTGGCCCGATTGGCGCGCGGGCTGCACGGCGCTTGCTGTGCTCATCGTGTTGCGCGTGCTGCTCGGCCGCTACTTCGTGCGGCGCATCGGCGGCTACACGGGAGACTGCCTTGGCTGCGCGCAGCAGATCTTCGAACTCGCGATCTACCTGGTCATGCTCGGATGGATCTCATCCTGATTCGTCATCCGGCGCCCGCGATCGATGCGGGTGTGTGCTATGGCAGGACCGACGTGCCGCTCGCGGGCCACGCGCCGGCGTTAGCCGATGCGCTCGCCGCGCGCCTCGAGACGCTGAAGGCGCCGCGCCCGCTTGCGCTGTGGTCGAGTCCGCTGACGCGTTGCGCGAGCATCGCCGCTTTATTGGCGCAACGCTTCGGCTGCGCGCAAACGCTCGACGCCCGTCTGCAGGAAATCGACTTCGGCGCCTGGGAAAGCCTGCGCTGGGACGACATCGACCGCGCGGAACTCGACGAATGGGCGGGCAATCTGCAGCACGCGCGCGTGCACGGCGGCGAGAGCGTTGCGCAGTTCGATGCGCGCGTGCGGGCGTGGTTCGATGCGTGCGTCGATGAGCGCGTTGCCTCGTTCACGCCGACGGAGCGCGCGGCGTGCCATGTCGTGACGCATGCCGGCGTGATGCGCGTGATCGCATCGATCGCGTTGCGCATACCGCTCGAACAATGCCTGCAATGGACGCTCGATATGGCCGGCATCGTCTGGCTGCGGCGCGATTCCGTCTCGGGCGGGTGGGCGCTCGTGCGCTGGAACGTCTAGCGCCTGTTTGCGTCAAGAGCCGGCTTTTCTCTCGTTGAGCGGACGCACGCTGCTATCGCTGGCGTGTCTTTAGTGTCTTTCGTGTCTTAGCGCCCAGCGTTCTGCGGCCGCCGCGAGCGGGCCAGTTCCAAGTCTTCGCAAAGCTGCGCGGCGCCTTGCGCGATGCGCGGCGCGGGCCGGTTGATGAGGTCGCCGTCGATCGCAAACAAGTTGTTGCGCTCGACCGCCGTCAAGCCCGGCCACTTGCGCCAGGTGTCGAGGCTCGGCAGCGGCTTGCCGGGAGCGGTTGCGCCGGCGCTTGCCGTCACGATCGCTTCCGGATTCGCAGCCAGTACCGCTTCCGTCGACACCGTCGGCACGAGCGGTCCAAGCTGCGCGAACACGTTGCGTCCGCCGCATAGCTTGATCACATCGCTCACCATGTGCTCGCCGTTGAGCGTCATCAGCGGCTGGTCCCAGACCTGATAGAACACGCTGACCGTGGGCCGCGCGGCGTAGCGCGATTGCAGTTGCGCGATATCCGCGCGATACGTGCCGGCCGCCGCGTTCGCGATTGGCGAGGTGGCCAGCAGTGCGCCAAGCCTCACGAGATTCGTCGCGACGTCGTCGAGCTTGTGCGGCTCGCTGACGAACATCGGCACGTGCAGCGCGCGCAGCTTGTCGAGCTGCTGCTGCGCGTTGCCGTGCCGCCAGACGACGATCAAGTCCGGCTTCAGCGCGACGATGCGTTCGAGGTCGAGCGACTTGTTGTCGCCGATGCGCGGGATGTTCTTCGCCTCGGGCGGATAGTCGCTGTACGACACCGCGCCGACCAGCCTGGCGCCGCCGCCTGCCGCGTAGATCAGCTCGGTGACGTGCGGCGCGAGGCTGATCACGCGTTCGGCGGGCGCTGTCAGGGTGACGGTGGCGCCGGCGTCGTCGGTGACGGTGATCGCTGCGTGCGCGCGCGAAGCGAACGTCAGTGCGAGCAGGAGCGCGATCAGCAGCGGCT comes from Trinickia violacea and encodes:
- a CDS encoding FecCD family ABC transporter permease gives rise to the protein MSRAALVSPHGMTAKRAAAIWLVLGALALAVFVVSLGLGSVAVSPQRVLSALLHRPGNEGDVAGEIVRTLRLPRALAGFACGALLALAGALLQVLLRNPLAEPYVLGVSGGAATFAVIAMMAGLAWWWVDAASFAGAFVSILLVLGLARRELWRGEPQDASPRLLLTGAVIAAGWYACITLLLSLAPESHLRGILFWLTGDLNGVGTAWPALAALAVALVAIVPVAPQLNVLLRGDSAALALGVPVVRLRLRVYLVASLAAAAAVTTAGTIGFIGLVVPHALRLSCGNDQRMLLPASALAGGVAVMGADLVARTVVAPAQLPVGVITVLIGVPVFLWMLLARPR
- a CDS encoding adenosylcobinamide-GDP ribazoletransferase, which codes for MNLLAEVRYFFTALGYFTRVPVPRWVGFEANYLSASARYFPLVGVLVGGLGTVTYLAALRVFPVGIAVLLSMAATLAVTGAFHEDGLADSCDAFGGGYTREDVLRIMHDSRIGAFGAIALVMALALKWQALAALPPMRAAWLMIAAHAASRVAAISYLVTLDYVRPEGKAKPVAQRMSPLAFACAAAFGLPWLFWPDWRAGCTALAVLIVLRVLLGRYFVRRIGGYTGDCLGCAQQIFELAIYLVMLGWISS
- a CDS encoding EVE domain-containing protein, with translation MRYWLMKSEPDEASIDDLANAPNQTLPWTGVRNYQARNFMRDTMQIGDGVLFYHSSCPEPGIAGLAEVISTAYPDPTQFDKKSDYFDPKSTQETPRWMLVDVRFVKKTPLISLAALREHAELADMRVLAKGNRLSITPVTDTEWRFITKRLV
- a CDS encoding cell division protein ZapA gives rise to the protein MTTKQIEVSILGQPYRLACSPETEAALLEAVARVDSEMTKIRTHSSVRGQDRIAVMAALSLASELLKLQESIRHGEAFPAEEIRRTMRQMNEQLNAVIEQHGMQ
- a CDS encoding ATPase, with protein sequence MLNELETLSQNIGRLVAINERHLQARHALEEQLAQLRAENEVARAELALLREERNTLQAERDALSAKIDDAQVRLNAILEKLPRAKGQYEPDSQLDLLASSQQEDEEHGESNRHGENA
- the cobT gene encoding nicotinate-nucleotide--dimethylbenzimidazole phosphoribosyltransferase, whose product is MNASTPLPIVEPLDLALRAELQHIIDTKTKPPGSLGLLETLARQIGLIQRTTRPSVERPVMIVFAGDHGIAHEGVSPYPQAVTAQMVANFLAGGAAINVFSRLAGLTLEVVNAGVATPLPDAPNLVNIPIAPGTRNFAHERAMTIDEARAALAAGAARVRHHAALGTNVIGFGEMGIANTSSAACVMSRLCGAPIDECVGRGTGLDNAGLAKKRNVLASALAFHPASSDPLEVLATFGGFEIAMMAGAYLAAAEAKMTILVDGFIATAALVVADSLEPAVRQYCVFAHASNEAGHRRMLDHFGAKTLLALDLRLGEGTGAALALPVVRAAVAFLNEMASFESAGVANRDAR
- a CDS encoding SIMPL domain-containing protein (The SIMPL domain is named for its presence in mouse protein SIMPL (signalling molecule that associates with mouse pelle-like kinase). Bacterial member BP26, from Brucella, was shown to assemble into a channel-like structure, while YggE from E. coli has been associated with resistance to oxidative stress.), producing MKRKTAVALAAAAFALPVALSLAPAARADTIVMQNQPSGVLSLSAQASSEVAQDVVNITLFYEQEAKDPASLTDALNQRADAALKQAKGVSGVTARTGSFSIYPSTDRDGRISAWRGRTEVVLESRDFAAASKLAGQMSANMQVGNVTFSLSPEAQRAAEEKLSGQAIASFRQQATAAAQAFGYTGYTIRDVNVGHNGISPRPVMMAMAAPMGASAKSSAPVPIEGGTTTVTVNVSGSVQMTR
- the cobC gene encoding alpha-ribazole phosphatase family protein, whose amino-acid sequence is MDLILIRHPAPAIDAGVCYGRTDVPLAGHAPALADALAARLETLKAPRPLALWSSPLTRCASIAALLAQRFGCAQTLDARLQEIDFGAWESLRWDDIDRAELDEWAGNLQHARVHGGESVAQFDARVRAWFDACVDERVASFTPTERAACHVVTHAGVMRVIASIALRIPLEQCLQWTLDMAGIVWLRRDSVSGGWALVRWNV
- a CDS encoding ABC transporter ATP-binding protein, encoding MTMRTAPTPASRFDAAGRAPQLSAQRLTLRAGSRTLLEDFTHTFYPGEIWCIAGPNGAGKTTLISTLAGLMKSAHGHVEMDGVRLADWPGVELAQRRALMPQSIRDAFSARVLDIVLLNRFPHLTGWGWERDDDRAAAQAALDALGLAPLASRDVLSLSGGERQRVALAAALCQDAPLLLLDEPLAHLDLHHQIDCFETLTHWTTGAHAASRTVILSCHDLNLARRFATHALLMDGNGAAHAGPVRDVLTPALASRAFGYPLVLIEDAGYEALVPAVRGGPASAPKLL
- a CDS encoding cobalamin-binding protein, producing the protein MIRLASCGRTAKPLLIALLLALTFASRAHAAITVTDDAGATVTLTAPAERVISLAPHVTELIYAAGGGARLVGAVSYSDYPPEAKNIPRIGDNKSLDLERIVALKPDLIVVWRHGNAQQQLDKLRALHVPMFVSEPHKLDDVATNLVRLGALLATSPIANAAAGTYRADIAQLQSRYAARPTVSVFYQVWDQPLMTLNGEHMVSDVIKLCGGRNVFAQLGPLVPTVSTEAVLAANPEAIVTASAGATAPGKPLPSLDTWRKWPGLTAVERNNLFAIDGDLINRPAPRIAQGAAQLCEDLELARSRRPQNAGR